The following are from one region of the Thiohalorhabdus sp. Cl-TMA genome:
- a CDS encoding type VI secretion protein IcmF/TssM N-terminal domain-containing protein, whose amino-acid sequence MKKFLKFLLITGIWVAIAALAVAGAVMLGYSPLAGLQLAGVLLALWLLFLGVRKLIRRQRAKRRTERLVNVAEPEGSGEAPGESGAGSPLPERFRSVVRFLRKSDLRRKGDPLYVLPWYLLLGRPASGKTSVLHQARLPIPSLDQSAFSSGGRSCDWWLYHQAIVMDTPGEYYEKEKPGPSTEWRRLLQGLGRYRSREPINGVVVTVSAQRLVEADLEELFEEGQQNRKRVDEAMERLGVRVPVYVLVTQSDRLEGFAEWVRTVPREERFQAMGYGCSDQSDPRQFALDAVRSIGERVKDLMMPALHQGQASPELVRFPSRLQELGRPLRGFLDGLFQADVYQETPLIRGLYFAGPDCEEREEADRDVAGTGVFSHQFFTEILPGDRDAVRDLASAQRSRGRYQRAWAAVLTLVATVAFVGMGVSYYTHKASLEGLQQRYSGELVRPGTLSERVGVLMKMRSMARELQVETAATWIPWHNALGPAPTVGKLKNIFTARFRSDLLEPVDKRFNAEMEALSPGSGAGSDSEPGLSDFLLSLVFRLNVLNARLDGMGERGLGGLPEPFARPALFFPEEMSAERVAQFNDLYRTRVAWIQDREVLMSERDRLQEMLLGLLREESDNLDWVVSWANSMLPEQGVGLKDFWQGSGRAPGGIGVPPAFTLAGRERIQGFLGQLEDVAPDSEVIRQLVKRFRGSYRERYLAAWRRFAADFQQGARTLQTREEWIFSLQNLATPRNKYFQLLDRMNAQLAPVLGNEAPPAWARLVTYYQDVSTFAPAQESGGGNSKVLSKLGLKVMKKLGAKKLAKTGKKAMKTQRKLDKGGSEGPSDRVKALEEAGKLLDKYRKAMKEIVVNAEVRSVSLKAMKGYFNDPHAVGQGKGPLSQAVSAVKEMQQFAGLPNRDNRAFWKIYNGPVTLAKRFMKREAGCVLQQRWTDRFLAALEGVPEYKLPKMIYGEGGELWKFLDGELAPFVKKQYRAGYVPVKAEGLKIPFREEFLAFLSRGWDTSQARRDAYKVKLQALPTDANSGAAYPPGKTVTELQCPTATQRLVNYNFPAEKTFKWSPDCGDALIAMQINGLRVEHRFEGPKGFLELLKTFRSGAHRFTPADFPEHRKELRDMGVKYLQVRFRMDGHKAALASQDKATLTPPTNIVGCWSQA is encoded by the coding sequence CGGAACCGGAGGGGAGTGGCGAAGCGCCGGGGGAGAGCGGTGCCGGCTCACCGCTTCCGGAGCGGTTCCGCTCCGTGGTCCGTTTCCTGCGGAAAAGCGATCTTCGTCGCAAGGGCGATCCCCTGTATGTCCTGCCCTGGTATCTGCTATTGGGGCGGCCGGCAAGCGGCAAGACCTCCGTCCTGCACCAGGCCCGGCTACCGATTCCCTCCCTGGACCAGAGCGCCTTCAGCTCCGGCGGCAGGAGCTGCGATTGGTGGCTATATCACCAGGCCATCGTCATGGACACGCCCGGGGAGTATTACGAGAAGGAGAAGCCCGGTCCGAGCACGGAGTGGCGCCGGCTGCTCCAGGGCCTCGGCCGCTACCGCTCCCGGGAGCCCATCAACGGCGTGGTGGTTACCGTCTCCGCCCAGCGTCTGGTGGAGGCGGATCTGGAGGAGCTGTTCGAGGAGGGCCAGCAGAACCGGAAGCGGGTGGACGAGGCCATGGAGCGGCTGGGGGTCCGGGTGCCCGTATACGTTCTGGTTACCCAGTCCGACCGCCTGGAAGGCTTCGCCGAATGGGTGCGGACGGTGCCCCGGGAGGAGCGTTTCCAGGCCATGGGCTATGGCTGCAGCGATCAGTCCGATCCCCGGCAGTTCGCCCTGGACGCGGTGCGCAGCATCGGCGAGCGCGTCAAGGACCTGATGATGCCAGCGCTCCACCAGGGGCAGGCCTCCCCGGAGCTGGTCCGGTTCCCCAGCCGGCTGCAGGAGCTCGGCCGCCCGCTGCGCGGCTTCCTGGACGGCCTTTTCCAGGCGGACGTCTACCAGGAGACCCCGCTCATACGCGGCCTCTATTTCGCCGGTCCCGACTGCGAGGAGCGCGAGGAGGCGGACCGGGACGTGGCCGGTACGGGCGTTTTCTCCCACCAGTTCTTCACGGAGATCCTGCCCGGCGACCGCGACGCGGTCCGGGACCTGGCCTCCGCTCAGCGCTCCCGCGGCCGGTACCAGCGCGCCTGGGCCGCCGTGCTCACCCTGGTCGCTACCGTCGCCTTCGTGGGCATGGGCGTCAGCTACTACACCCACAAGGCTTCCCTGGAAGGTCTGCAGCAGCGCTATTCCGGTGAGCTCGTCCGGCCCGGGACCCTCTCCGAGCGGGTGGGGGTGCTCATGAAGATGCGGAGCATGGCCCGCGAGCTGCAGGTGGAGACCGCCGCCACGTGGATTCCCTGGCACAACGCGCTGGGCCCGGCGCCCACGGTGGGCAAGCTCAAGAACATCTTCACGGCCCGCTTCCGCTCCGATCTCCTGGAGCCCGTGGACAAGCGCTTCAATGCAGAGATGGAGGCGCTGAGCCCCGGTAGCGGGGCCGGCAGCGACAGCGAGCCCGGTCTATCGGATTTCCTGCTGAGCCTGGTATTTCGCCTGAACGTGCTCAACGCACGCCTGGACGGCATGGGGGAGAGGGGTCTCGGGGGGCTGCCCGAGCCCTTTGCGCGGCCGGCGCTGTTCTTCCCCGAGGAGATGTCCGCGGAGCGGGTGGCTCAATTCAACGATCTCTACCGCACCCGGGTGGCCTGGATCCAGGACCGGGAGGTCCTGATGAGCGAGCGGGACCGGCTCCAGGAGATGCTGCTGGGCCTGCTCCGGGAGGAGTCGGACAACCTGGACTGGGTGGTGTCCTGGGCCAACAGCATGCTGCCGGAGCAGGGGGTGGGCCTGAAGGATTTCTGGCAGGGCTCCGGGCGCGCGCCCGGCGGGATCGGGGTGCCCCCGGCCTTCACCCTGGCGGGCCGCGAGCGGATCCAGGGCTTCCTCGGCCAGCTGGAGGATGTGGCCCCGGATTCGGAGGTGATCCGCCAGCTGGTGAAGCGTTTCCGCGGCAGCTATCGGGAGCGCTATCTGGCTGCCTGGCGACGGTTCGCCGCCGACTTTCAGCAGGGCGCCCGGACCCTCCAGACCCGGGAGGAATGGATCTTCTCCCTCCAGAATCTGGCCACGCCGCGCAACAAGTACTTCCAGCTTCTCGACCGCATGAACGCGCAGCTCGCGCCCGTCCTGGGAAACGAGGCACCCCCGGCCTGGGCCCGGCTGGTGACCTACTACCAGGACGTCAGCACCTTCGCGCCCGCGCAGGAGAGCGGGGGCGGCAATTCCAAGGTCCTGAGCAAGCTGGGCCTGAAGGTGATGAAGAAGCTCGGGGCCAAGAAGCTGGCGAAGACCGGCAAGAAGGCCATGAAGACCCAGCGGAAGCTGGACAAGGGCGGGTCGGAGGGCCCCAGCGACCGGGTGAAGGCCCTGGAGGAGGCGGGAAAGCTCCTGGACAAGTACCGCAAGGCCATGAAGGAGATCGTGGTCAACGCGGAGGTACGCTCGGTGTCCCTCAAGGCCATGAAAGGGTACTTCAACGATCCGCATGCCGTGGGCCAGGGGAAGGGACCGCTGTCCCAGGCGGTCTCGGCGGTGAAGGAGATGCAGCAGTTCGCCGGGCTTCCCAACCGGGATAATCGGGCGTTCTGGAAGATCTATAACGGCCCGGTCACCCTGGCCAAGCGCTTCATGAAGCGGGAGGCCGGCTGCGTCCTCCAGCAGCGGTGGACGGACCGGTTCCTGGCGGCCCTGGAGGGGGTGCCGGAGTACAAGCTGCCGAAGATGATCTACGGCGAGGGCGGGGAGCTATGGAAGTTTCTGGACGGTGAGCTGGCGCCCTTCGTAAAGAAGCAGTACCGCGCGGGCTACGTTCCGGTGAAGGCCGAGGGTCTGAAGATCCCCTTCCGCGAGGAGTTCCTGGCTTTCCTGTCGCGCGGCTGGGATACCTCCCAGGCCCGCCGGGACGCCTATAAGGTCAAGCTCCAGGCCCTGCCCACGGACGCCAATTCCGGCGCCGCCTACCCACCCGGGAAGACGGTGACGGAGCTGCAATGTCCCACCGCAACCCAGCGGCTGGTCAACTACAACTTCCCCGCAGAGAAGACCTTCAAGTGGAGCCCCGACTGCGGGGACGCCCTGATCGCAATGCAAATCAACGGCTTGCGCGTGGAGCACCGTTTCGAGGGCCCCAAGGGCTTCCTCGAACTCCTGAAAACCTTCCGTTCCGGCGCTCATCGCTTCACGCCGGCGGACTTCCCGGAGCACCGCAAGGAACTGCGTGACATGGGCGTGAAGTACCTACAGGTGCGGTTCCGGATGGACGGACACAAGGCGGCGCTGGCTTCGCAGGACAAGGCGACCCTGACCCCGCCCACCAATATCGTCGGCTGCTGGTCGCAGGCCTGA
- the tssC gene encoding type VI secretion system contractile sheath large subunit: MADLFLQQTPWDPLALTFQSLREGGSGRELPFRLLVLGDFGDRRTPAGEREPVAVNPANFEEVLRARGIRLQLTVENCLGGTGEETEALEVPIDGAAGFTPRGLLEGVPQLRAAWEVLAGLAGEDGPATEGEEARKTALREEVLRAAGGDRRVAFAELSGRLERQLDRILHHPEFRTLEANWLGVHFLLGHIHPESNAQVVLLDMDRETLHEDFRGQPELAESVLFDRMYVRELGQYGGVPFGALITTYAFGPGSEDAGLLRSLARVGAACQCPVIGQAGCAVLGAVEAAEVAEIPDLREAHAGAVGRAWRDLAASPEARFLGLGFPEIVLRGRYDYLRDDIPLVAYREGRATADHGPLTGSAAFAFGANLLESFERYRLCSDIAGEPGGAVRGLAPGRDLDWMDTGMATPVQISETRERDLAELGFIPLSASREVPGQVVVHAAPSLAWGARRGRAPGAEGEGMDEQVAAQLPYQFLVCRVGHFLKVIQRDNLGTLKSPVEVQSELNSWLSGYVSDVENPSEGVRARRPFREARVEVADGAGADGRFDMTLRLVPHLKYLSSRFALTLHSSLGPR; this comes from the coding sequence GTGGCCGATCTCTTCCTGCAGCAAACCCCCTGGGATCCGTTGGCGCTCACCTTCCAGTCCCTGCGCGAGGGGGGCTCGGGCCGCGAGCTGCCGTTTCGCCTGCTGGTGCTGGGGGATTTCGGCGACCGCAGGACTCCGGCGGGCGAGCGCGAGCCGGTGGCCGTGAACCCGGCCAATTTCGAAGAGGTGCTTCGCGCGCGCGGCATCCGCCTGCAGCTGACCGTGGAGAACTGCCTGGGAGGCACGGGAGAGGAGACCGAGGCGCTGGAGGTCCCCATCGACGGGGCTGCCGGCTTCACGCCCCGCGGCCTGCTGGAGGGCGTGCCCCAGCTGCGCGCGGCGTGGGAAGTGCTGGCGGGCTTGGCCGGGGAGGACGGGCCCGCGACGGAGGGCGAGGAAGCGCGGAAGACGGCCCTCCGGGAGGAGGTGCTGCGCGCGGCGGGCGGTGACCGCCGGGTCGCCTTCGCCGAGCTCTCCGGCCGGCTGGAGCGTCAGCTCGACCGGATCCTGCACCATCCCGAATTCCGGACCCTGGAGGCCAACTGGCTGGGGGTCCATTTCCTCCTGGGGCATATCCACCCGGAGAGTAATGCCCAGGTGGTGCTCCTGGACATGGACCGGGAGACCCTGCACGAGGATTTCCGGGGCCAGCCGGAGCTGGCTGAATCGGTCCTCTTCGATCGCATGTACGTCCGCGAGCTCGGCCAATACGGGGGCGTGCCCTTCGGTGCGCTGATCACCACCTATGCCTTCGGGCCCGGTAGCGAGGATGCCGGGCTGCTGCGGAGCCTCGCCCGGGTCGGGGCCGCCTGCCAGTGCCCGGTGATCGGTCAGGCGGGATGCGCCGTGCTCGGTGCGGTGGAAGCGGCCGAGGTGGCCGAGATCCCGGACCTGCGGGAAGCCCATGCCGGCGCCGTGGGCCGCGCCTGGCGCGATCTCGCGGCCAGTCCGGAAGCCCGGTTCCTGGGGCTCGGCTTTCCGGAGATCGTGCTGCGCGGCCGGTATGACTACCTCCGGGACGACATCCCGCTCGTGGCCTACCGGGAGGGCAGGGCCACCGCGGATCACGGGCCTTTGACGGGCAGCGCCGCCTTCGCCTTCGGCGCCAATCTGCTGGAGAGCTTCGAGCGATATCGACTGTGCAGCGACATTGCCGGCGAGCCCGGGGGGGCGGTTCGGGGGCTGGCCCCCGGGCGGGACCTGGACTGGATGGACACGGGCATGGCCACCCCGGTGCAGATCTCGGAGACCCGGGAGCGCGATCTCGCGGAACTGGGGTTTATCCCGCTGAGCGCCAGCCGGGAAGTGCCCGGCCAGGTGGTGGTGCACGCCGCCCCCTCCCTGGCCTGGGGCGCCCGGCGCGGGCGGGCGCCGGGCGCCGAAGGGGAAGGCATGGACGAGCAGGTGGCGGCCCAGCTGCCGTATCAGTTCCTGGTCTGCCGGGTCGGGCATTTCCTGAAGGTTATCCAGCGCGACAATCTGGGCACCCTCAAGAGCCCGGTGGAGGTGCAGTCCGAGCTGAACAGCTGGCTGAGCGGCTATGTTTCCGACGTGGAGAATCCCAGCGAAGGGGTGCGCGCCCGCCGTCCCTTTCGCGAGGCCCGGGTGGAGGTGGCCGACGGCGCCGGGGCCGACGGCCGGTTCGATATGACCCTCCGCCTGGTGCCGCACCTGAAGTACCTGAGCTCCCGGTTCGCCCTGACCCTCCACTCCTCCCTGGGGCCGCGCTAA
- the tssD gene encoding type VI secretion system tube protein TssD, with the protein MPTPVFLSLSGQSQGAIEGSSTVTDREGQVEVLAFEHVVEIPPRRGSGVPYGKPVHGQVRIKKWLDRATPRLYQALLEEEPLAEALFTWYHFNASGQEEVLYTVRLENGRITRMQPWMPETFDPHSDHAWHMEAVSFAYEKIIWSWGPGGEVEFEDTWRSGEGG; encoded by the coding sequence ATGCCCACACCCGTCTTCCTCAGCCTGAGCGGCCAGAGCCAGGGGGCCATCGAGGGCTCCAGCACGGTTACCGACCGGGAGGGCCAGGTCGAGGTCCTGGCCTTCGAGCACGTGGTGGAGATCCCGCCGCGACGGGGCTCCGGGGTGCCCTACGGCAAGCCGGTGCATGGCCAGGTCCGGATCAAGAAATGGCTCGACCGGGCCACCCCCCGGCTGTATCAGGCGCTGCTGGAGGAGGAGCCGCTGGCGGAGGCGCTGTTCACCTGGTACCACTTCAACGCCTCGGGCCAGGAGGAGGTGCTCTACACGGTACGGCTGGAGAACGGCCGCATCACCCGCATGCAGCCCTGGATGCCCGAAACCTTCGACCCGCATTCGGACCACGCCTGGCACATGGAGGCCGTTTCCTTCGCCTACGAAAAGATCATCTGGAGCTGGGGTCCCGGCGGCGAGGTGGAGTTCGAGGACACCTGGCGGAGCGGAGAGGGGGGGTAG
- the tssE gene encoding type VI secretion system baseplate subunit TssE, with protein sequence MREKRLFERLTESELPAAWGRPDPEHGLRRSVTAHLGRLLNTRRGTVATDPEMGVPDWSHLAGSVSAPEGEALAAAIRAYLERYEPRLVGVSVEFGGADPDLLGLMFRITGTLEVDGRSVPFRMRTQMQPHGAFHDQTV encoded by the coding sequence ATGCGGGAGAAACGCCTGTTCGAGCGACTGACCGAGTCGGAGCTGCCGGCGGCCTGGGGGCGGCCCGATCCGGAGCACGGCCTGCGCCGCTCGGTTACTGCGCACCTCGGACGCCTCCTGAACACCCGGCGGGGCACGGTGGCTACCGACCCGGAAATGGGGGTCCCGGACTGGTCGCACCTGGCGGGTAGCGTGAGCGCGCCCGAGGGCGAGGCGCTGGCAGCGGCCATCCGCGCATACCTGGAACGGTACGAGCCGCGCCTGGTGGGCGTATCCGTGGAGTTCGGCGGCGCCGATCCGGACCTGCTGGGGCTGATGTTCCGGATTACCGGCACGCTGGAGGTGGACGGCCGGTCGGTTCCTTTCCGGATGCGCACGCAAATGCAGCCCCACGGGGCTTTCCACGACCAAACGGTATAA
- the tssF gene encoding type VI secretion system baseplate subunit TssF, giving the protein MIDQYYRQELDLLRRVAADFGRDNPTLAGLLREGSTDPDVERLLEGTAFLAGDIRRDLDGRFPDLVQELLQIVSPHFLRPIPATTTIAFQPAAGLREPLTVPAGTHLDSETNGAGQFRFRTCFDVRVQPLQLSTVAVGEAVGTPDGGRSLPVAFRFSTGGVPLSELALDRIRLHFAGEYAEAADRYFFLRHYLRGVAIEGGGSRHDGGPEAVRAVGFDAEEALLPQPGNLLPAFRVAHEYFLYPRKHLYLDVDLTGWMPEPGATELEVRFLCEQPAFPVPDLQPEHFALHATPAVNLFEAESDPVTVDHTATELPLRPREADPRPAVYSVDGLEGVSRAEGTRRRYKAFSAMEGDAESPTYQVHLRPEPRSGEARPALSVAYPQGGPTPGDEVLVARLTCTQGQGAERLAPGEIRIPTGEVPELVSFRNLDSPQPGTALHLDEEPLWHLLSDLSFNYLSFADAENLRTFLTHNVRMARRNADQEGLNQKRVNGLQTLTGHREERLFGGYFVRGTALQGEVRQDHFLSRGDQYLFGCLLDAFFGGVCEANSFVALSFRDPNTGERTHWPAHLGTEPLL; this is encoded by the coding sequence GTGATCGATCAATACTATCGCCAGGAACTGGACCTTCTCCGCCGGGTCGCGGCGGACTTCGGACGGGATAACCCCACCCTGGCCGGGCTGCTCCGGGAGGGATCCACGGACCCCGACGTGGAGCGGCTCCTGGAGGGAACCGCCTTCCTGGCCGGCGACATCCGCCGGGATCTCGACGGCCGGTTCCCGGACCTGGTCCAGGAGCTGCTCCAGATTGTCTCGCCGCACTTCCTGCGGCCCATACCGGCCACCACCACCATCGCCTTCCAGCCGGCGGCGGGACTGCGCGAGCCCCTGACGGTGCCCGCCGGCACCCATCTGGATTCCGAGACGAACGGCGCGGGACAGTTCCGGTTCCGGACCTGCTTCGACGTGCGGGTGCAGCCCCTGCAGCTCTCCACCGTGGCGGTGGGGGAGGCCGTCGGAACCCCCGACGGCGGCCGTTCCCTCCCGGTAGCCTTCCGTTTTTCCACCGGCGGCGTGCCCCTTTCGGAGCTGGCCCTGGACCGCATCCGACTGCATTTCGCGGGCGAGTACGCCGAGGCCGCGGACCGCTATTTCTTCCTGCGGCATTACCTCCGAGGGGTCGCCATCGAGGGCGGCGGCAGCCGGCACGACGGAGGGCCGGAAGCCGTCCGCGCGGTGGGCTTCGACGCGGAGGAGGCGCTTCTGCCGCAGCCGGGCAACCTGCTCCCCGCGTTCCGGGTGGCGCACGAGTATTTCCTCTACCCCAGGAAGCACCTCTACCTCGATGTGGACCTGACGGGCTGGATGCCCGAGCCGGGGGCCACCGAGCTGGAAGTGCGGTTCCTGTGCGAGCAGCCCGCCTTTCCGGTGCCGGATCTCCAGCCCGAGCATTTCGCCCTCCACGCCACCCCCGCCGTGAACCTGTTCGAGGCCGAGTCGGATCCGGTCACCGTGGACCACACGGCCACGGAGCTGCCGCTCCGGCCGCGGGAGGCCGACCCCAGGCCTGCGGTCTATTCCGTGGACGGTCTTGAGGGGGTCTCACGGGCGGAGGGGACGCGGCGGCGCTACAAGGCCTTCAGCGCCATGGAAGGGGACGCGGAGAGCCCGACATACCAGGTGCACCTGCGTCCCGAGCCGCGCTCCGGGGAGGCGCGGCCCGCCCTCTCCGTGGCTTATCCGCAAGGCGGACCCACGCCGGGGGACGAGGTGCTGGTGGCGCGGCTCACCTGCACCCAGGGGCAGGGCGCCGAGCGCCTGGCGCCCGGCGAGATCCGTATTCCCACCGGAGAGGTCCCCGAGCTGGTGAGCTTCCGGAATCTGGACAGCCCGCAGCCGGGGACTGCCCTGCACCTGGACGAGGAGCCCCTCTGGCACCTCCTTTCCGACCTCTCCTTCAATTACCTGTCCTTCGCCGACGCCGAGAACCTGCGCACCTTCCTGACCCACAACGTGCGCATGGCCCGCCGTAACGCCGACCAGGAGGGCCTGAACCAGAAGCGGGTGAACGGATTGCAGACGCTGACCGGTCACCGGGAGGAGCGCCTGTTCGGGGGCTACTTCGTGCGCGGCACCGCCCTCCAAGGCGAGGTCCGGCAGGACCATTTCCTGAGCCGCGGCGACCAGTACCTCTTCGGCTGCCTGCTGGATGCCTTCTTCGGCGGGGTGTGTGAGGCCAACTCCTTCGTGGCGCTCAGCTTCCGCGATCCCAATACGGGCGAGCGCACCCATTGGCCGGCCCACCTCGGCACCGAGCCCCTGCTATGA
- the tssG gene encoding type VI secretion system baseplate subunit TssG, whose protein sequence is MIAQLENSPGSFGFLQALRILRRALRREGRDPEQCIRIRPDLSQARPARAVEAVERDADGTYWVTVNLPGLYGARSPLPRFYTEDLLAANQEDQPAPRLLLDALHARLYHLWYRARLHGRPAVAAEEGDRRFSGLVAALVGFEAEGERSDSLPARESLRYVKLLGPRQRSAQGLAALLRDAFPGVEFRVRECVPRRVRVPASQRLSLGRQANRLGQTTVVGDEIRERKGKLQVEVGPVDAGTFARWVNDRVEWRRMVRLVRAYLKAPLECELVFRLAPGTAGSLCLGDPDWARLGQSGWLFSGDAREGGRAVLPLV, encoded by the coding sequence ATGATCGCGCAGCTCGAGAATTCCCCCGGCAGCTTCGGCTTCCTCCAGGCCCTGCGGATCCTGCGCCGGGCGCTGCGCCGTGAGGGCCGCGATCCCGAGCAGTGCATCCGCATCCGGCCGGACCTGTCCCAGGCACGTCCCGCCCGTGCGGTGGAAGCGGTGGAGCGCGACGCCGACGGGACCTACTGGGTGACCGTTAACCTGCCCGGACTCTACGGGGCGCGCTCCCCCCTGCCCCGGTTCTATACCGAGGACCTGCTGGCCGCCAACCAGGAGGATCAGCCGGCGCCACGGCTGCTGCTGGACGCGCTGCACGCGCGGCTCTACCACCTCTGGTACCGGGCCCGGCTGCACGGACGGCCGGCGGTTGCCGCGGAGGAAGGGGACCGGCGCTTCAGCGGGCTGGTGGCCGCCCTGGTGGGCTTCGAGGCGGAGGGGGAGCGGTCGGACAGCCTGCCGGCCCGCGAGTCACTGCGCTACGTGAAGCTCCTGGGCCCCCGGCAGCGCTCCGCCCAGGGGCTTGCCGCCCTCCTGCGCGACGCCTTCCCGGGCGTTGAATTCCGCGTCCGCGAGTGCGTGCCGCGCAGGGTTCGGGTGCCCGCCAGCCAGCGCCTCTCCCTGGGTCGGCAGGCGAACCGTCTGGGGCAGACCACCGTGGTGGGCGACGAGATTCGCGAGCGCAAGGGCAAGCTGCAGGTGGAGGTGGGACCGGTGGACGCCGGCACGTTCGCACGGTGGGTGAATGACCGGGTGGAATGGCGGCGTATGGTGCGTCTGGTGCGCGCCTACCTGAAGGCGCCGCTGGAGTGCGAGCTGGTGTTCCGGCTGGCGCCGGGCACCGCCGGCAGCCTGTGCCTGGGCGACCCCGACTGGGCCCGGCTGGGACAGAGCGGCTGGCTTTTCAGCGGCGATGCCCGGGAGGGCGGACGGGCGGTCCTGCCGCTGGTGTGA
- a CDS encoding methyl-accepting chemotaxis protein produces MARFRFRLRLPDYRMLTRLGLGAKLALIPALAVIALIGVYAITRLNLAEYQDRVDQAEASGRLEALALQARVAGLSYVRWDQAGKADKRQAALETFQKATGRIGTLAGEKVQALEGEQRLHEQARKILAANRRYTEAFDNLVARRRALAKASRAMGKAATGMQKGAATLDKTQQGRFEVLLQSGEKPETLIKRMNQMGSGQHTIALVRKARMAAKEYMLQGNPANLKTARQSILEVKEITEKTKGQLSRIKDRWRMDSVLEAADAYLARLKDYAAARREGEAQIAVMVEAARSLEKTAAELGRREHTAQLAVRDTLKSSILSVNLVAILLTSLLAFLITRNIRKPIRAVSAAVQHIQANNDFTRRAEVHGNDEISGMARSFNTMVDHQSGLLAGIQEQAAQVATSSEELTATADEISHSARTSSQRVEEVSGSANEVNNVVQEVASNINEVSTTATEATRIAREGINTVEDASGKIDGLKQASDRVEEIMETIQAIAKKTDLLALNAAIEAANAGEHGKGFAVVADEVRKLAEQTSEATYQVNQIISDLQGQSEASVRAMGEVQERMNRVLSHIQRNDETANQIAASAEELAATMSETTENMTHISGNVEQVTGSVTQIESAAQQLGELAASLRASVDQFRIRAE; encoded by the coding sequence ATGGCACGCTTCCGTTTCCGTCTGCGGCTTCCGGACTACCGCATGCTCACCAGACTGGGCCTGGGCGCCAAGCTGGCCCTGATTCCCGCTCTCGCCGTCATCGCGCTGATCGGCGTCTATGCCATCACCCGCCTGAATCTGGCCGAATACCAGGACCGCGTCGACCAGGCCGAGGCCTCGGGCCGCCTGGAAGCCCTGGCCCTGCAGGCCCGCGTCGCGGGGCTGAGCTACGTGCGCTGGGACCAGGCAGGCAAGGCCGACAAACGGCAGGCCGCCCTGGAAACCTTCCAGAAGGCCACCGGGCGGATCGGGACCCTGGCCGGCGAGAAGGTACAGGCCCTGGAAGGGGAGCAAAGGCTCCATGAACAGGCCCGGAAGATCCTGGCGGCCAATCGCCGCTACACCGAGGCCTTCGACAACCTGGTCGCCCGCCGCCGAGCCCTGGCCAAGGCCTCGCGTGCCATGGGCAAGGCCGCCACCGGCATGCAAAAAGGCGCGGCCACGCTGGACAAGACCCAGCAGGGCCGCTTCGAGGTGCTGCTGCAGAGCGGCGAGAAGCCGGAAACCCTGATCAAGCGCATGAACCAGATGGGCTCCGGACAGCATACCATCGCGCTGGTGCGCAAGGCCCGCATGGCGGCCAAGGAGTACATGCTCCAGGGCAATCCAGCGAATCTGAAGACAGCCCGGCAGTCCATCCTGGAGGTCAAGGAGATCACCGAGAAGACCAAGGGGCAGCTTAGCCGGATCAAGGACCGCTGGCGGATGGATTCGGTCCTGGAGGCCGCGGACGCCTACCTAGCCCGGCTGAAGGATTACGCTGCCGCCCGCCGGGAAGGCGAGGCGCAGATCGCGGTCATGGTCGAGGCCGCACGATCCCTGGAGAAAACGGCGGCGGAGCTCGGCAGGCGGGAGCACACGGCGCAGCTGGCCGTTCGGGACACCCTGAAGAGCAGCATCCTGTCGGTGAACCTTGTGGCCATCCTGCTCACCTCGCTGCTGGCGTTCCTGATCACGCGCAACATCCGCAAGCCCATTCGCGCGGTGAGCGCTGCGGTCCAGCACATCCAGGCAAATAACGATTTCACCCGGCGGGCGGAGGTCCACGGGAACGACGAGATCAGCGGCATGGCACGCTCCTTCAACACCATGGTGGACCACCAGAGCGGCCTGCTCGCCGGCATCCAGGAGCAGGCGGCGCAGGTGGCCACCTCCAGCGAGGAGCTAACCGCCACGGCGGACGAGATCAGCCATAGTGCCCGGACGTCGAGCCAGCGCGTGGAGGAGGTGAGCGGATCGGCGAATGAGGTGAACAATGTGGTGCAGGAGGTGGCCTCCAACATCAACGAGGTTTCCACCACAGCCACGGAGGCCACCCGGATCGCGCGGGAGGGCATCAATACCGTGGAGGATGCCTCCGGCAAGATCGACGGCCTGAAGCAGGCCAGCGACCGGGTGGAGGAGATCATGGAGACCATCCAGGCCATCGCCAAGAAGACCGACCTGCTGGCCCTCAACGCCGCCATCGAGGCGGCCAACGCTGGCGAGCACGGCAAGGGCTTCGCCGTGGTGGCCGACGAGGTCCGCAAGCTCGCCGAGCAGACCTCCGAGGCCACCTACCAGGTGAACCAGATCATCTCCGACCTGCAGGGACAATCCGAGGCCTCGGTGCGGGCCATGGGCGAGGTCCAGGAGCGGATGAACCGGGTCCTCAGCCATATCCAGCGGAACGACGAGACCGCCAACCAGATCGCCGCCTCGGCGGAGGAGCTGGCCGCCACCATGAGCGAGACCACGGAGAACATGACCCATATCAGCGGCAACGTGGAGCAGGTGACGGGGAGCGTCACCCAGATCGAGAGCGCCGCCCAGCAGCTGGGCGAGCTGGCCGCCTCCCTGCGCGCCTCGGTGGACCAGTTCCGGATCCGGGCCGAATAG